One Xiphophorus couchianus chromosome 1, X_couchianus-1.0, whole genome shotgun sequence genomic region harbors:
- the LOC114155007 gene encoding uncharacterized protein LOC114155007 yields the protein MEMTTFFHALILICSLSKAQLQAVADNEIISHLRQTGSQGGDAGNLSDNQLTFAQDIHAVLREMSASLAELKVEMRYLQRDYEAKTRELELQKDELDKLKQQYQAQAGELSCVKALANITEDQVESLRREGEVNTKGLEVQKKEFDKLKEQHQAHAEELLRVQTRANVTEKQVEALRREGEVKKVAFSASLLASGNQGETGPFNTQTPLVFRHVVSNIGNAYNPNTGFFTAPVKGAYHFEFYIYGHGHASYPAAAVLTRNGEHIFIAYEHQPSHAANAANGVTLLLEVGDVIFLRQWRNSRIYDNINRHTTFSGHLLFTM from the exons ATGGAGATGACAACATTTTTTCATGCATTGATTCTGATCTGCTCTCTCTCCAAAGCTCAGCTCCAAGCTGTGGCCGAcaatgaaattatttcacatttaagaCAAACTGGATCACAGGGAGGAGATGCAGGGAATCTCTCAGACAATCAACTAACTTTTGCACAGGACATCCATGCAGTGCTGAGAGAGATGAGCGCCTCACTGGCTGAACTGAAGGTGGAGATGAGGTACCTACAGAGAGATTATGAAG CTAAAACGAGAGAACTGGAGCTGCAGAAAGATGAATTAGACAAGCTGAAACAACAGTACCAAG CTCAGGCAGGAGAGCTGAGCTGTGTTAAAGCCCTGGCAAACATCACTGAAGATCAAGTGGAATCTCTGAGAAGAGAAGGAGAAG TTAATACGAAAGGACTGGAGGTGCAGAAGAAAGAGTTCGAcaagctgaaagaacaacaccaAG CTCATGCAGAGGAACTGCTGAGAGTTCAAACCAGGGCAAACGTCACTGAAAAGCAGGTGGAGGCTCTGAGGAGAGAAGGAGAAG tgaaaaaaGTGGCTTTCTCAGCTTCCTTGTTGGCTTCAGGCAACCAAGGAGAAACTGGACCATTCAACACACAGACACCGTTGGTCTTCAGACATGTTGTTTCAAACATTGGAAATGCCTACAACCCAAATACAG gTTTTTTCACAGCTCCAGTCAAAGGAGCCTACCACTTTGAGTTCTATATCTATGGACATGGACACGCTTCAtatcctgcagctgctgtgttgaCCAGGAACGGAGagcatatttttattgcatatgAACATCAGCCTTCTCATGCTGCTAATGCTGCTAATGGTGTCACATTGCTGTTAGAGGTTGGAGATGTTATATTTTTGCGCCAGTGGCGAAACTCAAGGATTTATGACAACATAAATCGTCACACAACCTTCAGTGGTCATCTGCTTTTCACCATGTGA
- the LOC114146257 gene encoding uncharacterized protein LOC114146257 isoform X1 codes for MEPGSCVVQRAVSGVQPSHLQPICHQPVFKRSLSPVLRCLSVAVHGSQRLLPLCLMSFIVSPPRFFIKKPLVHKSLRLVLLAVQVCATTCPPSNEVQLTNPHRRPFSLDLLASVPTPPGPDTHPRNQVQHQQNTSPWWISSISLVRSPIILFFTFSTTYSPLIYSILRIQISSCPIPRAKKIHSNSFYNKLYLTDILCILKCILHVGQKISLKL; via the exons ATGGAGCCAGGAAGCTGTGTTGTCCAGAGGGCGGTCTCAGGTGTTCAGCCATCACACCTGCAGCCTATCTGTCATCAGCCAGTGTTTAAGAGAAGCCTGTCACCAGTCCTTCGATGCCTGAGTGTTGCCGTTCATG GTTCTCAGCGGCTGTTACCTTTGTGCCTTATGAGTTTTATCGTTTCACCTCCAAGATTCTTCATAAAGAAACCCCTGGTTCATAAATCCCTACGACTGGTTCTTCTGGCTGTTCAAGTCTGTGCTAcaacctgtccgccctccaatGAAGTACAACTAACAAACCCTCACCGCCGCCCATTCTCTCTGGATCTCCTGGCTTCAGTTCCAACCCCACCTGGACCCGACACTCACCCTAGAAACCAAGTTCAGCACCAGCAGAATACCTCCCCCTGGTGGATCAGTTCCATTTCACTAGTAAGGTCTCCTATTATTCTCTTTTTCACCTTCAGTACTACTTACTCACCTCTCATCTACTCCATCCTCAGAATCCAGATCTCCAGCTGTCCCATACCCCGGGCAAAGAAGATACATTCAAACTCTTTttacaataaactttatttaactgaCATTCTCTGTATCCTGAAGTGtattctgcatgtgggtcaaaaGATTAGCCTCAAATTATGA
- the LOC114146257 gene encoding uncharacterized protein LOC114146257 isoform X2, translated as MEPGSCVVQRAVSGVQPSHLQPICHQPVFKRSLSPVLRCLSVAVHGSQRLLPLCLMSFIVSPPRFFIKKPLVHKSLRLVLLAVQVCATTCPPSNEVQLTNPHRRPFSLDLLASVPTPPGPDTHPRNQVQHQQNTSPWWISSISLNPDLQLSHTPGKEDTFKLFLQ; from the exons ATGGAGCCAGGAAGCTGTGTTGTCCAGAGGGCGGTCTCAGGTGTTCAGCCATCACACCTGCAGCCTATCTGTCATCAGCCAGTGTTTAAGAGAAGCCTGTCACCAGTCCTTCGATGCCTGAGTGTTGCCGTTCATG GTTCTCAGCGGCTGTTACCTTTGTGCCTTATGAGTTTTATCGTTTCACCTCCAAGATTCTTCATAAAGAAACCCCTGGTTCATAAATCCCTACGACTGGTTCTTCTGGCTGTTCAAGTCTGTGCTAcaacctgtccgccctccaatGAAGTACAACTAACAAACCCTCACCGCCGCCCATTCTCTCTGGATCTCCTGGCTTCAGTTCCAACCCCACCTGGACCCGACACTCACCCTAGAAACCAAGTTCAGCACCAGCAGAATACCTCCCCCTGGTGGATCAGTTCCATTTCACTA AATCCAGATCTCCAGCTGTCCCATACCCCGGGCAAAGAAGATACATTCAAACTCTTTttacaataa